The genome window GGGAACCATTCATTTTCAAACCATCTATCGCGGCGCGGGGCGATATCAATTGGCAAATGGGTACCGAACCCGAAATCCGCTCCAGTATCGTCATTCCGATGTTGATTGAAGAGCAGTTGGTGGGACATATCGCGTTCGATTTTTCCGTTGAAAAACAGATGCTCGGCGATCTGCAACAGCGATATTTCAAGTTAGTTGGGGAAATGTTTGTGAATGCCGTCGCCCGCTGGCAATATCAATTGGAAAAAGAGGAGCAGTTGGCTTTCGAACGGCTGCTATCGGAAATTTCCACTGTATTTATCAAACACGACCATTCGCAGGTTGATCAGGGCATCGAAATTGCTTTGGAGAAACTCGGCAATTTCTGCAAAGTGGATCGCTGCACGCTATTTTTGGCAAGTTTAGATTTAAAGCAGCCGGAACGGGTTTACCAATGGGCAGCGCCGAACGTTCCGGATAATTATCCGGTGGTTTCATCAATCAAAATTTCCGACCTGCCGCAATATATCCGGAAATTTAAATTTGGGGAAACCGTTATCATTTCCGAACGGAATGATATCCCGGAGACCGCAACTGAAGAAATACAGTTATATGACAAATTGCTGGCAAAGTCGCTATTTGTAATTCCGCTAAAAATTTATTCGGAAATTTACGGCTATTTTGGGTTAAGCACGTATTTTGAAACCCGCAAATGGTCAAAAATATGGATTTCCAGAGCCACGCTGATTGCGGAAATTTTTGCCAATGTGGTGCATCGTCGGCGCATGGAAATTGCGTTTAAAGAAAGCACCGAATTTCTTGGCTTGGCAATGGTAACCGCAAAAATGGGCACCTGGACGGTCGATTTGGTCAATGACAAAGTTTTCTGGTCCCGGGGGGCGTTCAAATTATACGGTTTACCGGAAAACGGACCGGTGCCAAGTTTTGAAGTGTTTTTGGAACAGATTGAGCCGGAATTTCGAGATCGAATAATAAATCGGTGGGACAAAATTTTCAATGAAAAAATAACCAGTCATTCGGATGAATTTAGGGTGATTTGGCCAAACGGCGAACGGCACTGGATAGAGGATCGGGTGCAGGTGCATTATAATAAAGACGGTTTGCCGGAACGGATTACCGGCATTTGTTTGAACATTGATAAACGCAAAGAAGACGCACGAACCATCCAATCCGGTGAACAGGTTATCGAATCTCTGGTGAAATATGTTGAAATTGGTTTGATGCTGGTTTCGCATGATTCCAATGTGATTCATTATAATGATAAAGCGTTAAAATTGCTGGACTTAACACCTGAGCAACTAAAAGGGAAAGAACCTTATCCCGCGGGCTGGAAACTGATGTATGAAGATGGTCGCGAGCTAATGCCCGACGAACTGCCCGTGCGAAAAGTGCTGGAATCGCGGGAGCCGGAGCGCAATCTGGCGTTGCAAATTGTGCACGATAAAAAACCGGAGCCAACATGGGTTTTGGTGAACGCAGTGCCGCAAATGGATGCAAATGGAGATATCCGGCATATCATTTACAGCTTTTCGGACATCACCCGCAGAAAGGAAGCCGAAGAATTTTTTAAAACGGAGCGTGACCGGTCGGAAATGTATTTCCAGACTGCCGGCAGCATTTTGGTGGTGCAGGCGATGGATGGAACGGTTATCAAAATTAACCGCAAAGGCTGTGAAATTCTGAAAATGAGCTGTGAAGAAATTATCGGGAAAAACTGGTTCACCCATTTTATTTCGGAAAGTTACCGCAAAGGTGCCCGCTTTTTGTTTGATGAACTGGTTTCCGGTCAGCTCGAAAATATTGAATATACGGAATTTGCGTTGGTCAATCGTATTGGCGAAGAGCGGTTGATTACCTGCAACAGCACGGTAATCCGCGATCCGAACGGAAAAATAATCGGTGTGCTCAGCTCCGGCGAGGACATCACCCAGCGACGCCATAACGAAGCCGAGCTGGCAAATTACCGCTATGAACTGGAACAACTGGTTGAACAGCGCACAGATGCGCTCGAAGAAGCACAAAAAGAATTGCTGATCAAAGAAAAGCTGGCAACGCTGGGTCAATTGATTGCTGTGGTCAGTCACGAATTGCGCAATCCACTCGGTGCCGTTCGCAGCTCCTTTTTTGTGGTAAAGGAGCGTACGGTCGGTCACGAACTGGGTATCGAAAAAGCGTTGGTGCGGGCGGAACGCAATATTGTCCGCTGCGACCGCATAATTGAGGAATTGCTGGATTACACCCGCAGACCCCAAAATTATTTCCAGAAAACAACCGTGGACCGATGGCTGGATAGTTTGCTCAGCGAATACGTTCTGCCGGAAAATGTTGTGTTGGTTTGCGATTTCTCTGCCGGGTGCAGCGTAAATATCGACCGGGAACGGTTTCACCGATGTGTTACCAATGTGCTGGATAACGCCTGTGCTGCAATGGCCAGTGCCGATGCCGCAATCGATAAACCCGGAAT of Calditrichia bacterium contains these proteins:
- a CDS encoding PAS domain S-box protein, yielding MCFAQLASVFWVSNTFAASAFVDWEAISGFFWLRLVVVIVAGLIGYLVYRWRLSGIKAHNRQLKAEIENREKVEKELDNRLIFESTLTEISQRCINLNLENATQLINASLQDVARFLETDCCAIYKISPDMQQLVREYIWYKPSFSEVMNSSVTIDIQKHPIFSEILDDAKPFVINDLNTLKLSLCNDGLFSTEVQSFFAVPLIDNNKKLGILIGATDKPSVGWSQNTINQSFIIARVFAMALLNIKRQLLSREREAYANILSRISTRFINMNSDVANEAIGQSLVELSEFLGAGRCSIYKINADEAFLERFFEWRKTDVPDFDDAGKWLLLNENQWYFQQIRTGEPFIFKPSIAARGDINWQMGTEPEIRSSIVIPMLIEEQLVGHIAFDFSVEKQMLGDLQQRYFKLVGEMFVNAVARWQYQLEKEEQLAFERLLSEISTVFIKHDHSQVDQGIEIALEKLGNFCKVDRCTLFLASLDLKQPERVYQWAAPNVPDNYPVVSSIKISDLPQYIRKFKFGETVIISERNDIPETATEEIQLYDKLLAKSLFVIPLKIYSEIYGYFGLSTYFETRKWSKIWISRATLIAEIFANVVHRRRMEIAFKESTEFLGLAMVTAKMGTWTVDLVNDKVFWSRGAFKLYGLPENGPVPSFEVFLEQIEPEFRDRIINRWDKIFNEKITSHSDEFRVIWPNGERHWIEDRVQVHYNKDGLPERITGICLNIDKRKEDARTIQSGEQVIESLVKYVEIGLMLVSHDSNVIHYNDKALKLLDLTPEQLKGKEPYPAGWKLMYEDGRELMPDELPVRKVLESREPERNLALQIVHDKKPEPTWVLVNAVPQMDANGDIRHIIYSFSDITRRKEAEEFFKTERDRSEMYFQTAGSILVVQAMDGTVIKINRKGCEILKMSCEEIIGKNWFTHFISESYRKGARFLFDELVSGQLENIEYTEFALVNRIGEERLITCNSTVIRDPNGKIIGVLSSGEDITQRRHNEAELANYRYELEQLVEQRTDALEEAQKELLIKEKLATLGQLIAVVSHELRNPLGAVRSSFFVVKERTVGHELGIEKALVRAERNIVRCDRIIEELLDYTRRPQNYFQKTTVDRWLDSLLSEYVLPENVVLVCDFSAGCSVNIDRERFHRCVTNVLDNACAAMASADAAIDKPGIHPDELFVSTHADGQSVTITITDSGCGIPQKQIDKIFEP